The Candidatus Saccharibacteria bacterium oral taxon 488 genome has a segment encoding these proteins:
- a CDS encoding type IV secretion system DNA-binding domain-containing protein, whose protein sequence is MEIISSMISFLTQWYVWIPITAVLSFLTWRNYQRADEFEPTESVLLVLEIPKANDKKELAAEQLFASLHGILRDKRELKLSGGRQEHISFEIASVNGQIRFYVWVPRTLQSFVEGQIYAQYPTVQIHVASEDYTEHEREHSTVYTTELTLTAPEFLPIRTFQTFEVDPLAGITGTLAKLELTGEELWVQVLIRPIADSWQQSADRWIASVKSGHKLIPGLGGRGLQWIGTLLEALWKPPGQGSDGKKAPELSERDKTRVSEAEKKATKLGYDVKIRLAYLGEDQTSAKLHMQALVGAFKQFNSTNLNGFRAVKGAFGKEFLDKYRKRAFYGDGYILNIEELASVFHLPHTNVETPNIVWASAKTAEPPSKLPVLTGSDANDDQISAFGVTNFRGINHQFGMLRYDRSRHVYIIGQTGAGKSGLLELFALSDIFHNQGYAIIDPHGDFAINNMKFIPGSRLNDVVYFNPADTAYPLGFNPLEVTNPNQKTNISSEVIGVLKRMFGESWGPRLEYILRYTILALLDRPETTMLDITRMLTDKNFRKETLSYCRDTVVLQFWNVEFASWNDKFVAEAVAPVLNKVGAFTANPIIRNIIGQPKSTFNIRQIMDEGRILIVNLSKGLIGEDNAAILGSFLVTKIQLAAMSRSDIPDIRDRRPFYLYVDEFQNFATDSFATILSEARKYGLNLTVANQYISQMNETVRDAVFGNVGTMISFRVSADDAPILAKQFEPNFEAVDLLQMHNRNFVINMVIGGEKTPAFSARTLELPPSQADNTPHIIEHSRRMYSRSREDVEREIAAVIMPPRSQKQPSSQPRPQAVAAAALAQPVQAATSQPMQGTTATNTQHPAPQPEPVTDSGEVILQIRGNSAFESAATDTTTPKKRRRRRKKSAA, encoded by the coding sequence ATGGAAATTATCTCTTCGATGATTAGTTTTTTAACGCAGTGGTACGTCTGGATACCCATCACAGCCGTGCTATCATTTTTGACGTGGCGCAACTATCAGCGGGCCGACGAATTCGAACCGACCGAGAGCGTGTTATTGGTACTCGAAATTCCCAAAGCCAACGACAAGAAAGAGCTGGCCGCCGAGCAATTATTCGCCAGCCTGCACGGCATCTTGCGCGACAAACGCGAGCTCAAATTATCGGGCGGGCGGCAGGAGCATATCAGCTTTGAAATCGCCTCGGTCAACGGTCAAATTCGTTTTTACGTCTGGGTGCCCCGAACGCTACAAAGTTTCGTCGAGGGACAAATTTACGCCCAGTACCCAACCGTTCAAATCCACGTCGCCAGCGAAGATTACACCGAGCACGAGCGTGAGCACTCCACCGTGTACACCACTGAGCTAACCTTGACGGCGCCAGAGTTCTTGCCAATTCGCACCTTTCAGACCTTTGAAGTCGATCCACTGGCGGGAATTACTGGTACGCTGGCCAAGCTAGAATTGACCGGCGAGGAACTCTGGGTGCAGGTGCTCATCAGGCCGATCGCCGACAGCTGGCAACAGTCCGCCGATCGCTGGATCGCCAGCGTCAAGAGTGGACATAAGCTTATCCCCGGACTCGGCGGTAGAGGCTTGCAATGGATTGGTACGCTACTGGAGGCGCTCTGGAAGCCACCAGGCCAAGGAAGTGATGGCAAAAAAGCGCCCGAGCTATCTGAGCGCGACAAGACGCGCGTCTCTGAGGCAGAGAAGAAGGCCACTAAATTAGGCTACGACGTCAAGATCCGCCTGGCGTACCTTGGCGAAGATCAAACCAGCGCCAAGCTACATATGCAGGCGCTGGTCGGTGCTTTTAAGCAATTCAACTCAACCAACCTCAACGGCTTTCGCGCTGTCAAGGGTGCGTTCGGCAAGGAGTTTCTCGACAAGTACCGCAAGCGTGCATTTTACGGTGATGGCTACATTCTCAACATCGAAGAGCTGGCCTCTGTCTTTCACTTGCCGCACACCAATGTCGAGACGCCAAACATCGTCTGGGCCAGCGCCAAAACCGCCGAACCGCCATCCAAGCTGCCTGTCCTGACCGGCAGCGACGCCAATGACGACCAAATTTCCGCCTTTGGCGTCACCAACTTCCGCGGCATTAACCACCAGTTCGGCATGCTGCGCTATGATCGCTCGCGTCACGTTTACATCATCGGCCAGACGGGGGCAGGCAAGTCTGGGTTGCTCGAATTATTCGCGCTCAGCGACATTTTTCACAATCAAGGCTACGCCATCATCGACCCGCACGGCGACTTCGCCATCAACAACATGAAATTCATCCCTGGCTCACGGCTGAACGACGTTGTCTATTTCAACCCAGCCGACACCGCCTATCCACTCGGCTTCAACCCGCTGGAAGTCACCAACCCGAACCAAAAAACCAACATTTCATCAGAAGTCATCGGCGTCCTGAAGCGTATGTTTGGCGAGAGTTGGGGCCCGCGGCTGGAGTACATCTTGCGCTACACCATCCTGGCGCTGCTCGACCGGCCAGAGACGACCATGCTGGACATCACCCGCATGCTGACTGATAAAAACTTCCGCAAGGAAACGCTGAGCTATTGTCGCGACACTGTGGTTCTGCAGTTCTGGAACGTCGAATTCGCCAGCTGGAACGACAAGTTCGTCGCCGAGGCCGTCGCACCAGTCCTCAACAAAGTCGGCGCCTTTACCGCCAACCCAATCATCCGCAACATCATCGGTCAGCCCAAATCCACCTTCAACATCCGCCAAATCATGGACGAAGGCAGAATTCTCATCGTCAATCTGTCCAAGGGTTTGATCGGCGAAGACAACGCCGCCATCCTCGGCTCATTCCTGGTCACCAAGATTCAGCTGGCTGCTATGAGCCGCTCTGACATCCCCGACATCCGCGACCGCCGTCCATTTTACCTTTACGTCGACGAGTTCCAGAACTTTGCCACCGACTCATTTGCCACCATCCTGTCCGAAGCCCGCAAATACGGCCTCAACCTGACCGTCGCCAACCAGTACATCTCACAGATGAACGAAACCGTGCGTGATGCAGTCTTTGGCAATGTCGGCACTATGATTTCATTCCGCGTGTCTGCCGACGACGCACCAATTCTCGCCAAGCAATTTGAGCCAAATTTTGAAGCCGTCGACCTCTTGCAGATGCATAATCGCAACTTCGTCATCAACATGGTCATCGGGGGAGAGAAGACTCCAGCTTTCTCCGCACGCACTCTCGAGCTCCCGCCAAGCCAAGCTGACAACACGCCGCACATCATCGAGCATTCACGACGCATGTACTCGCGGAGCCGGGAAGACGTTGAGCGAGAAATTGCCGCCGTCATTATGCCGCCGCGCTCGCAAAAGCAGCCCAGCAGCCAGCCGCGCCCGCAAGCCGTCGCCGCAGCCGCACTAGCCCAGCCCGTTCAGGCGGCCACTAGTCAACCGATGCAGGGAACCACGGCCACTAACACCCAACACCCCGCACCACAACCCGAACCCGTCACAGACAGCGGCGAAGTCATCTTGCAAATCCGCGGCAACAGCGCATTTGAATCAGCAGCCACCGACACCACCACACCAAAGAAACGCCGACGACGACGGAAGAAGAGTGCTGCATGA
- the topA gene encoding type I DNA topoisomerase — MKNLVIVESPAKAKTIEKYLGKDFHVLSSVGHIRSIVKKTKDGTPPIDVANDFFAIYEVDPEKKKVISELKKNVKAVGKDNVWLATDEDREGEAIAWHLCKVLDLPIETTKRIVFHEITKDAITNAIKNPRTVDMNLVQAQQARQILDRLVGFELSPVVWQKVPGGKSAGRVQSPAVRLLVEREREIMKFEGSSQFKVTAIFIHDNQEFKAELNQKFDSEAAAHEFLNSLKPATFTVSDISKTPGTRNPAAPFTTSTLQQEANAKLGFSSKATMASAQRLYQDGKITYMRTDSVNLSGQAIASATDFIKRLYGPDYSTVRKFKTKSASAQEAHEAIRPTDITRETVTSNEYDQKLYDLIRRRTLASQMSAAKLEKTTVVIAIDGTQTSHKTIRDPRQSQIFSETPLAPDAPATAAPSALEAVKRSREANVSAERSRSISSGDTSEKSTPVRERGAGDADFADGVREAATADLHFEAKGEVITFDGFLRVYGGGKDELLPKLHTGDTLKTHDITARQIFARPPARYTEGSLVKKLEDLGIGRPSTYATIIDTVQTRGYVEKGDSEGSPRDVIVLNYNGEEVSRDVVQEKTGSTRGKLIPTPSGELIADFLTDHFTQIVDYDFTANVETEFDKIAAAELAKSAMLNGFYTPFHKLIEQSGGIDRSKVGANREVGIDPKSGKPILARFGRFGPMLQLGATNDEDKPRFAPLPKGAKIETVTLEQALEMFKLPHVVGQTEDGQDIKANIGRFGPYIQVGKLFVSIKPEDPHTITLEKARELYTAKLQAEAEKNIADFGDGVKVLNGRFGPYITDGTKNAKIPKDTDPKTITHEQALELLKAAPAKPARRGRASAKSSKSPRKSRRSKK, encoded by the coding sequence ATGAAAAATCTCGTCATCGTCGAGTCACCAGCCAAAGCTAAAACCATTGAGAAATACTTAGGCAAGGATTTTCATGTCCTGTCAAGCGTGGGACACATCCGCTCAATTGTCAAAAAAACCAAAGATGGCACGCCGCCAATTGATGTGGCGAATGATTTTTTTGCTATCTACGAAGTTGACCCAGAGAAAAAGAAAGTCATCAGCGAGCTGAAGAAAAATGTCAAGGCTGTTGGCAAAGACAATGTCTGGCTGGCCACCGATGAAGACCGCGAAGGGGAGGCCATTGCCTGGCACCTCTGTAAAGTATTGGATTTGCCGATTGAGACGACCAAACGCATCGTCTTTCACGAGATTACCAAAGATGCTATCACCAATGCCATCAAAAACCCGCGCACCGTCGACATGAACCTGGTGCAAGCGCAGCAGGCACGGCAAATTCTCGACCGATTGGTTGGTTTTGAGCTCAGCCCCGTAGTCTGGCAAAAAGTGCCGGGAGGCAAGTCGGCTGGCCGCGTCCAGAGCCCAGCGGTGCGATTACTGGTCGAACGCGAACGAGAAATCATGAAATTTGAAGGCAGCTCGCAGTTCAAGGTGACCGCCATATTCATCCACGACAATCAAGAATTCAAAGCCGAGCTCAATCAAAAATTTGATTCCGAAGCAGCTGCTCACGAATTCTTGAACAGCCTCAAGCCAGCCACGTTCACCGTCAGCGACATCTCAAAGACGCCTGGCACCCGCAACCCAGCCGCGCCGTTTACGACGTCAACTCTGCAACAGGAGGCCAACGCCAAGCTTGGTTTCAGCTCCAAAGCTACCATGGCCTCAGCCCAGCGGCTGTACCAAGACGGTAAAATCACCTACATGCGTACCGACTCGGTCAATTTGAGCGGGCAGGCCATCGCTAGCGCCACCGACTTTATCAAGCGGTTGTACGGCCCGGATTATTCGACTGTGCGCAAATTCAAAACCAAATCCGCCTCCGCCCAAGAAGCCCACGAAGCCATCCGCCCGACCGACATTACCCGCGAAACCGTCACCTCCAACGAGTACGACCAGAAACTCTACGACCTCATTCGCCGCCGCACCCTAGCATCGCAAATGTCGGCAGCAAAATTAGAGAAGACCACGGTGGTAATTGCTATCGACGGCACTCAGACGTCTCATAAAACAATCCGGGACCCGAGACAATCCCAGATTTTTTCCGAGACGCCGCTCGCGCCAGATGCGCCAGCAACAGCGGCACCTTCTGCGCTGGAGGCTGTGAAACGTTCGCGAGAAGCGAACGTTTCAGCCGAACGCTCGCGTAGTATCTCCAGTGGAGATACAAGCGAAAAGAGTACTCCAGTGCGGGAGCGTGGCGCTGGTGATGCTGACTTTGCTGATGGTGTCCGAGAGGCGGCTACTGCAGACTTACACTTCGAAGCCAAAGGCGAAGTCATCACCTTTGACGGCTTCCTACGCGTCTACGGCGGCGGCAAAGATGAACTCTTACCAAAACTCCACACCGGCGACACACTTAAAACCCACGACATCACCGCCCGCCAAATCTTCGCCCGACCGCCAGCCCGCTATACCGAAGGTTCACTGGTTAAGAAACTCGAAGATCTCGGTATTGGCCGGCCAAGCACCTACGCCACCATCATCGACACCGTGCAGACCCGCGGCTACGTCGAAAAAGGCGACAGCGAAGGGAGCCCGCGCGACGTCATCGTCTTGAATTATAACGGCGAAGAAGTCAGCCGCGACGTCGTCCAAGAAAAAACCGGCTCCACTCGCGGTAAACTCATCCCAACGCCGAGCGGGGAACTGATCGCTGACTTTTTGACCGACCATTTCACGCAAATCGTTGACTATGATTTCACCGCCAATGTCGAAACTGAATTTGATAAAATCGCCGCCGCCGAGCTGGCTAAAAGCGCCATGCTCAACGGATTTTACACGCCATTTCACAAATTAATCGAACAGTCAGGCGGCATCGACCGCAGTAAAGTTGGCGCTAACCGTGAAGTCGGCATCGATCCAAAATCTGGCAAGCCAATCCTGGCGCGCTTTGGCCGTTTTGGCCCAATGTTGCAGCTGGGCGCCACTAACGACGAGGACAAACCGCGCTTTGCACCGCTACCAAAAGGCGCGAAAATTGAGACCGTCACTCTGGAGCAGGCGCTAGAAATGTTCAAATTGCCGCACGTCGTTGGTCAAACCGAAGACGGGCAAGACATCAAAGCCAACATCGGCCGCTTCGGCCCGTACATCCAAGTCGGCAAGCTTTTCGTCTCTATCAAGCCTGAAGATCCGCACACCATCACCCTAGAAAAAGCCCGCGAGCTCTACACCGCCAAACTCCAAGCCGAGGCCGAGAAAAATATCGCTGACTTTGGCGATGGCGTCAAAGTCCTCAACGGCCGCTTCGGCCCATATATCACCGACGGCACGAAAAACGCCAAAATCCCCAAAGACACCGACCCAAAAACCATCACTCACGAGCAGGCCTTGGAACTCCTAAAAGCCGCACCCGCGAAACCAGCTCGCCGCGGCCGCGCCTCGGCCAAATCATCCAAATCCCCGAGAAAAAGCAGGCGCTCAAAGAAGTAA
- the dprA gene encoding DNA-protecting protein DprA, with the protein MEINRIRPDEHNFTQRLASIANPPKSLCFMGTLPTSGAPVVAIVGSRKPSAYGREVTEQLASDLAKAGCIIVSGLALGIDGIAQKAALEAGGTVIGVIPNELPDISPQTNYKLAMNIIKNGGAILSEWQKGDGKVVNRWSFLERNRLVSGLADAVIITEAAERSGTLNTAAHALSQGRDVFAVPGNITSPLSAGCNALLKQGALVATTATDILDVIAPSTTQSATDQAVTPLGETPAENTIIDLLRTGLRDGDQLQQQSGLNPADFATALTMLEINGVIKPLGANNWTLN; encoded by the coding sequence ATGGAAATCAATAGAATCCGTCCAGATGAGCATAATTTTACCCAGAGGTTGGCAAGTATTGCCAATCCACCGAAAAGCTTGTGTTTCATGGGAACATTGCCGACGAGCGGTGCACCGGTCGTGGCAATCGTTGGCTCACGCAAACCCTCGGCGTACGGCCGGGAAGTGACCGAGCAGCTGGCGAGCGACCTGGCAAAAGCCGGCTGCATCATCGTTAGCGGCCTGGCGCTCGGCATCGACGGCATTGCCCAAAAAGCCGCCCTGGAGGCTGGCGGCACAGTCATCGGCGTCATCCCTAATGAACTGCCCGACATCTCGCCGCAAACCAATTACAAATTAGCCATGAATATCATAAAAAACGGCGGCGCTATCCTCTCTGAGTGGCAAAAAGGCGACGGTAAAGTCGTCAATCGCTGGAGTTTCTTGGAGCGCAACCGCTTGGTCTCCGGCCTAGCTGACGCCGTCATCATCACCGAGGCCGCCGAGCGCAGCGGCACACTGAACACCGCCGCTCACGCCTTATCCCAAGGCCGCGACGTCTTTGCCGTGCCGGGCAACATCACCAGCCCGCTGTCTGCTGGCTGCAACGCGCTGCTCAAACAAGGCGCCCTCGTCGCCACCACTGCCACGGACATCCTCGATGTCATCGCCCCGTCAACCACTCAATCTGCCACCGACCAAGCCGTCACCCCCCTCGGTGAAACCCCAGCCGAAAACACTATCATCGACTTACTCCGAACCGGCCTCAGAGACGGCGACCAACTACAGCAACAATCCGGTCTCAACCCAGCCGACTTCGCCACGGCACTAACCATGTTAGAGATCAACGGCGTGATCAAGCCGCTTGGGGCGAATAACTGGACGCTTAACTAG
- a CDS encoding methyltransferase domain-containing protein, which yields MKECIERVLSLPQLTPSEEVNAAFTELVDAVVAHGKEPLLRDEDIRRQVQQRCAVAEGELERHWSGRITEADNPWAELEAFPYHENYKELTRREIGLLGRTGLQLCGCSSEVAMIGSGPLPLTGWWLHRLTGARITHVDASDEAIELSRGLATALDWPGKFVTGLGQSVALDEGRYDVIYVAGLAGETLAEKQAIVDHVRPALTPDGRLIARGAYGARTLLYPGFDAHAFEGVRLMEEYHPTDGVINSVFVYKQAA from the coding sequence ATGAAAGAATGTATTGAGCGAGTGCTGAGCTTGCCGCAGCTCACACCTTCTGAGGAAGTTAATGCGGCGTTTACCGAATTAGTTGATGCGGTGGTGGCGCACGGTAAAGAGCCACTGCTGCGTGACGAGGATATTCGCCGTCAGGTGCAGCAGCGCTGCGCGGTAGCCGAAGGAGAGTTGGAACGACACTGGTCGGGGCGCATCACAGAGGCGGATAACCCGTGGGCAGAGTTAGAAGCGTTTCCGTATCATGAGAATTATAAAGAGTTGACGCGGCGTGAGATTGGGCTGCTGGGACGGACTGGGCTGCAGCTATGTGGTTGTTCGTCGGAAGTGGCGATGATTGGTAGTGGGCCGTTGCCGCTGACGGGATGGTGGCTACATCGGCTAACGGGAGCGCGGATTACGCATGTTGATGCGTCGGACGAGGCAATTGAGTTATCGCGCGGCCTTGCCACGGCGCTTGATTGGCCGGGTAAATTTGTGACTGGTCTGGGTCAGTCGGTGGCGCTGGATGAGGGGCGATATGATGTGATATATGTAGCGGGACTGGCTGGCGAAACGCTGGCGGAAAAGCAAGCGATCGTTGATCATGTACGACCAGCACTTACACCAGACGGGCGACTGATCGCGCGCGGGGCGTACGGGGCGCGCACCCTGCTCTATCCAGGATTTGATGCTCACGCTTTTGAGGGTGTGCGGCTGATGGAGGAATACCATCCGACAGATGGGGTGATTAATTCGGTCTTTGTGTACAAGCAGGCCGCTTAG
- a CDS encoding TIGR03943 family protein: MRAKLGPLLRAGGGLLACSYIILIAVRGQLGFYIHPRYHLLAVVATVAGGMLLLIDIVLQLRHNLAGKRRASARPAPTKHPKKPRRTIPILSIITAGILALAIVLPPRPLSSSSAANRATSGPTSTTGRCDKPEPLDGKPVSMNRWRSAFDDCPNDSFFDGVTIDVTGFVARDPSGFYDNRYFELSRFVISCCAVDSTPISILVKSPDAERYRNNQWLRLSGQVKRELSGGRAVYVLTNPTITPTTEPANPYEFLGV, translated from the coding sequence ATGCGCGCTAAACTCGGCCCACTACTGCGCGCTGGCGGCGGGCTACTTGCCTGTAGCTACATCATCCTCATCGCCGTCCGCGGCCAGCTCGGCTTTTACATTCATCCGCGCTACCATTTGCTCGCCGTCGTGGCGACCGTGGCTGGTGGCATGTTACTCCTTATCGATATTGTTCTACAGCTGCGCCATAACCTAGCAGGGAAGCGACGAGCCTCCGCCCGCCCGGCACCCACCAAGCATCCAAAAAAGCCGCGACGCACCATCCCCATACTCTCAATCATCACCGCCGGCATCCTCGCTCTGGCCATCGTCCTGCCGCCGCGTCCACTGTCCTCGTCCAGCGCTGCCAACCGCGCCACGTCCGGGCCAACCAGCACGACCGGCCGCTGCGACAAACCAGAGCCGCTTGACGGCAAACCCGTTTCCATGAACCGCTGGCGTAGCGCGTTTGATGACTGCCCGAATGACAGCTTTTTTGACGGCGTAACCATCGACGTCACTGGCTTCGTGGCGCGCGACCCGAGTGGCTTTTACGACAACCGCTACTTCGAACTATCACGCTTCGTTATCAGCTGCTGCGCTGTCGACAGCACCCCGATCAGCATTCTCGTTAAATCCCCAGACGCCGAGCGTTACCGCAACAACCAATGGCTACGCCTAAGCGGCCAGGTTAAACGTGAACTATCCGGCGGCCGAGCTGTCTACGTCCTCACCAACCCCACCATCACCCCAACCACCGAACCAGCCAATCCATACGAATTCCTCGGCGTCTAG
- a CDS encoding permease, whose protein sequence is MPSLQTIYQRAGAWFKNHSDAIRWTIVGLFGIVVMQYGLQIDLWLIAHPPHTWAETLAPLAQDFLTLTCSVIVEATPFLIIGIIVSALIRRFLPPDRLLKILPKHTFIRRILLSLVGIALPVCECGNVPVARSLLAHGLKPADVISFLLAAPILNPITIIATMTAFSFEPRMVWWRIGFGFLIVQLTALIVSFIHPKHVLQPSFAASCTDRHPTTFRHILADSRNEFWQLTTMLVLGAMIAAATQVFVPRSIINAVGGDTILSVIAMIGLGFVVSICSSVDAFFALAYARIFTNGSVLAFLLTGPMIDIKLILLMRSTFRPRFILLVMLIIFSLSLAAGIGVNLYAR, encoded by the coding sequence ATGCCGTCACTACAGACAATATATCAGCGCGCTGGCGCCTGGTTCAAAAACCACAGCGACGCGATCCGATGGACTATCGTCGGCTTGTTTGGCATCGTTGTGATGCAGTATGGTTTACAAATTGACCTCTGGCTGATCGCCCATCCGCCGCACACGTGGGCCGAGACGCTAGCACCGCTGGCACAAGATTTCCTGACGCTAACCTGCAGCGTCATCGTTGAGGCCACGCCGTTTCTCATCATCGGCATCATCGTTTCTGCTCTCATTCGCCGCTTCCTGCCGCCAGACCGACTGCTTAAAATCCTACCCAAACACACATTCATCCGCCGCATTCTCCTCTCGCTCGTCGGTATCGCGCTGCCAGTCTGCGAGTGCGGCAATGTGCCAGTCGCCCGCAGCCTCCTAGCACACGGCCTCAAGCCCGCCGACGTCATCAGCTTTCTCTTAGCCGCGCCGATCCTCAATCCGATCACCATCATCGCCACTATGACCGCCTTTAGTTTTGAACCGCGCATGGTCTGGTGGCGCATCGGCTTTGGCTTTCTAATCGTCCAGCTGACCGCCCTGATCGTCAGCTTTATTCACCCCAAACACGTCCTCCAGCCGTCATTTGCTGCCTCCTGCACCGACCGTCATCCAACGACCTTTCGCCACATCCTCGCTGATTCCCGCAACGAATTCTGGCAGCTCACCACCATGCTGGTCCTCGGCGCCATGATCGCTGCCGCCACCCAAGTCTTCGTTCCGCGCTCCATCATCAACGCCGTCGGCGGCGACACCATCCTGTCGGTCATCGCCATGATCGGCCTCGGCTTCGTCGTCTCTATCTGCTCCAGCGTCGATGCCTTTTTTGCGCTGGCTTACGCCCGTATCTTCACCAATGGCTCCGTCCTCGCTTTTCTGCTGACTGGCCCGATGATCGACATCAAACTGATTCTCCTCATGCGAAGCACCTTTCGTCCGCGATTTATCCTGCTGGTTATGCTCATTATTTTCAGTCTGTCGCTCGCGGCAGGGATCGGAGTCAATCTCTATGCGCGCTAA